Proteins encoded in a region of the Streptomyces sp. NBC_01471 genome:
- a CDS encoding ROK family protein, translating into MNGKVTTNRTRLERGRSALGPALELVHTGRAPTRAVLTAELGVTRATAGAVAAELESLGLIQVDSRPAAAGSQGRPSHRLSVNNNGPVVLAAQVHADGFRAALIGLGGRAVATSPGCVTVSADPAQVLGAVVDEGAALLRDSGLRCVGAGLAVPSAVAEPEGTALNPLHLAWPAGAPVRDIFADRVRAAGITGPAFTGNDVNLAALAEHRHGAGRSAHHLLCVATGHRGVGGALVVDGRLHTGSSGLALEVGHVTVNPEGRACYCGSRGCLDVETDPLAFLTAAGRAPGPEGSLLQQSRDILRTEYDDPGVRIAAQEIVDRLGLGLAGLVNILNPDRIILGGLHRELLDADPERLRAVVADRSLWGRSGGVPILPCTLDHNSLVGAAELAWQPVLDDPLSIIG; encoded by the coding sequence ATGAACGGCAAGGTGACGACCAACCGGACCAGACTGGAGCGTGGCCGCAGCGCGCTGGGACCGGCGCTGGAACTGGTCCACACGGGCCGCGCGCCCACCCGGGCCGTGCTCACGGCGGAGCTGGGTGTCACCCGCGCCACCGCGGGCGCTGTCGCCGCCGAGCTCGAATCGCTCGGACTGATCCAGGTCGACTCGCGCCCCGCTGCCGCCGGCTCCCAGGGCAGGCCCTCGCACCGGCTGTCGGTCAACAACAACGGCCCCGTCGTACTCGCGGCCCAGGTGCACGCGGACGGCTTCCGTGCCGCGCTCATCGGGCTCGGCGGCCGGGCGGTCGCCACCTCGCCCGGCTGTGTCACGGTCTCCGCCGACCCCGCGCAGGTCCTCGGCGCGGTCGTCGACGAGGGGGCCGCGCTGTTGCGCGACAGCGGTCTGCGCTGCGTCGGCGCGGGGCTCGCGGTGCCGTCGGCCGTCGCCGAACCGGAAGGCACCGCGCTCAACCCCCTGCACCTGGCGTGGCCCGCGGGCGCCCCGGTCCGCGACATCTTCGCCGACCGGGTCCGCGCGGCAGGCATCACGGGCCCCGCCTTCACCGGCAACGACGTGAACCTCGCGGCACTCGCCGAACACCGTCACGGAGCGGGCCGCAGCGCACACCACCTGCTCTGCGTGGCCACCGGGCACCGTGGTGTCGGCGGCGCCCTGGTCGTCGACGGCCGCCTGCACACCGGGAGTTCGGGCCTGGCCCTGGAGGTCGGCCATGTCACGGTCAACCCCGAGGGCCGCGCCTGCTACTGCGGAAGCCGGGGCTGCCTCGACGTCGAGACCGACCCGCTCGCCTTCCTCACCGCGGCGGGACGCGCCCCGGGCCCGGAGGGCTCGCTGCTCCAGCAGTCCCGGGACATCCTCCGCACGGAGTACGACGACCCGGGGGTTCGGATCGCCGCACAGGAGATCGTCGACCGCCTCGGGCTGGGTCTGGCCGGTCTCGTCAACATCCTCAACCCGGACCGCATCATCCTCGGCGGTCTCCACCGTGAGCTGCTCGACGCGGACCCCGAGCGGCTGCGCGCGGTCGTCGCCGACCGGAGCCTGTGGGGGCGCAGCGGAGGGGTACCGATCCTGCCGTGCACGCTGGACC